In the bacterium genome, one interval contains:
- the serS gene encoding serine--tRNA ligase — MLSRDYLRSETESARERLTLRGVDPGLLDRWIDLDRKRRSILGEVEQLKQKRNERSKQIGAIKREGGDAEAILAEVGELKGKISELGVGLEKSEAELGELDFSFPNLTHDSVPSGADEKSNRVERVVGEPASFGFEAKAHWDLGPELGILDFERGAKIAGARFTAYFGDGARLERALINFMLDLHTGEHGYREVLPPFIVNADALVGTGQLPKFEEDLFKLRGHEYYLIPTAEVPVTNLHRGEILEEAELPLKYAAYTPCFRAEAGSYGKDVRGLIRQHQFQKVELVHLTTPETSYEALEELTGHAERVLQALELPYRVVTLSTGDTGFSAAKTYDLEVWLPGQNAYREISSCSNCEAFQARRAGLRYRPAGGGKPRYLHTLNGSGLAVGRTLVAIFENFQQADGSIRIPAALQPYFGNRERIVKAV; from the coding sequence ACCGGAAACGCCGCTCGATTCTCGGCGAGGTCGAGCAGCTCAAGCAGAAGAGAAACGAGCGCTCGAAGCAGATCGGCGCGATCAAGCGCGAGGGTGGTGACGCCGAGGCGATCTTGGCCGAGGTCGGAGAGCTCAAGGGCAAGATCTCCGAGCTCGGAGTCGGGCTCGAGAAGTCCGAGGCCGAGCTCGGAGAGCTCGACTTCTCCTTCCCGAACCTCACCCACGATAGCGTTCCTTCCGGCGCCGACGAGAAGTCCAATCGCGTCGAGCGTGTGGTCGGCGAGCCTGCCTCCTTTGGCTTCGAGGCCAAGGCGCATTGGGATTTGGGGCCCGAGCTCGGCATTCTGGACTTCGAGCGGGGCGCCAAGATCGCCGGTGCTCGTTTCACCGCCTACTTCGGAGACGGGGCGCGGCTCGAGCGAGCTCTGATCAACTTCATGCTCGATCTCCACACCGGCGAGCATGGCTACCGTGAGGTTCTGCCTCCTTTCATCGTAAATGCCGATGCTCTGGTCGGGACCGGACAGTTGCCCAAGTTCGAAGAAGACCTGTTCAAGCTTCGCGGCCACGAGTACTACCTGATTCCGACGGCCGAGGTGCCGGTGACCAATCTCCACCGAGGCGAGATCCTCGAAGAGGCCGAGCTGCCACTCAAGTACGCCGCCTACACGCCCTGCTTTCGGGCCGAAGCCGGCTCCTACGGCAAGGACGTAAGGGGCCTGATTCGCCAGCACCAGTTTCAGAAAGTCGAGCTGGTCCACCTGACCACGCCCGAGACCAGCTACGAGGCGCTCGAGGAGCTCACCGGCCATGCCGAGCGAGTGCTCCAGGCCCTCGAGCTCCCCTATCGCGTGGTTACCCTGTCGACCGGCGACACCGGCTTCTCGGCGGCCAAGACCTACGATCTCGAAGTGTGGCTGCCGGGACAAAACGCCTATCGAGAGATTTCCTCGTGCTCGAACTGCGAGGCCTTTCAAGCTCGCCGCGCCGGGTTGCGCTATCGACCGGCCGGCGGCGGCAAGCCTCGCTACCTGCACACGCTGAACGGCTCGGGCCTGGCCGTCGGGCGCACGCTGGTCGCGATTTTCGAGAACTTCCAGCAAGCCGACGGCTCGATCCGGATTCCCGCGGCGTTGCAGCCCTATTTCGGAAACCGCGAGCGCATCGTCAAGGCGGTCTGA